aaaaaactttgtacatgaaagttgctcagaacgacgagacgaatccggttacgcagcgcgttcgtccgccacgcatccctagaataacgaacacgcaactttcccctccgattcatctgcccgaaaacgcgaaacaccggggatattttcccggatgattccccccttcaccggtatcacctcataccgtgttagaacacgtctagctctgcctgttgtcctgttatgcacttgcttgctatgtatttattgtttctcccccctcttctcttcggtagaccccgtgacgatgctgatgcccctgtggtcgactacgtcaccgatgacccctccttcttgtctgagcaaccaggcaagcccccccccttgatcaccagatatcatctattcttctctatactgcttgcattagagtagtgtagcatgttactgctttccgttaatcctatcctgatgcatagcctgtcattgttgctacagttgttacccttacctgctatcctactgcttagtataggatgctagtgttccatcagtggccctacactcttgtccgtctgccatgctatattactgggccgtgatcacttcgggaggtgatcacgggtatatcctatatacattatatacatgacacatgtggtgactaaagtcgggtcggctcgttgagtacccgcaagtgattctgatgagggggttgaaaggacaggtggctccatcccggtagaggtgggcctgggttcctgacggcccccgactgttactttatggcgaagcgacagggcaggttgagaccacctaggagagaggtgggcctggccctggtcggcgttcgcagatacataacacgcttaacgagatcttggtatttgatctgagtctggccatttggtctatacgcactaaccatctacgtgggagtagttatgggtatcccgacgtcgtggtatcagccgaagctcttttgacgtcagcaactgagtggcgcgcgccgcattggaccgtaagctcgcgcttgtattaagggggctaggtctgcttccggccgcgtacgcaacgtgcaggtgtgcatagggcgatgggcccagacccctgcgcgcataggtttagaccggcgtgctgacctctctgttgagcctaggtggggctgcgacgtgttgatcttaagaggccgggcatgacccagaaaagtgtgtccggccaaatgggatcgagcgtgttgggttatgtggtgcacccctgtagggaagtttatctattcgaatagccgtgtcccttaggtaaaaggacgacccggagttgtaccttgagcttatgacaactagaactggatactgaataaaatacacccttccaagtgccagatacaacccggtgatcgctctctaacagggcgacgaggaggggatcgccgggtaggattatgctatgcgatgctacttggaggacttcaatctactctcttctacatgctgcaagatggagatggccagaagcgtaatcttcgacaggattagctatccccctcttattctggcattctgcagttcagtcctctaatatggccctttacacatatacccatgcatatgtagtgtagctccttgcttgcgagtactttggatgagtactcacggttgcttttctccctcttttcccctttctataccggattgtcgcaaccagatgctggagtccaggagctagagatcccgaggatgattctacatggagttcggcttcgaggagtagttaggaggatcccaggcaggaggccttgccttttcgatcgttgctacttttgtgctagccttcttaaggcaagcttgtttaacttatgtctgtactcagatattgttgcttccgctaactcgtctatgatcgagcacttgtattcgagccctcgaggcccctggcttgtattatgatgcttgtatgacttatttatgttttagagttgtgttgtgatatcttcccgtgagtccctgatcttggtcgtacacatttgcgtgcatgattagtgtacggtcaaatcgggggcgtcacaagccCTTTCTGAACCATCCTAAGACAACTGCATGTTATAGTTTCTTCTGACTTACCTGGTTCATAAACAACATTGTACCTGAACTTGTGGTTATCCTTCCATGTCACGATGAATGTCTAACGCTCAATTCCCACGAGCGTTTCAAATACCTCCATCTGTTCCATCTTCTACAAATCATCTTGCGGGATGTAGAAATTAGCAGGTGTGAATACAGTGGCAGCATGCTCCTCAAGGGCCTTATATTCAATAACCGACGATGGTACTTTCTGGTGTGCATCGCAGTCATCGTACGCCTCGTTCTCACGGAGGCGAACTATACAGTTCTCATAATGCACTACAAATCAACTATTGTCATACCGTAGTCcaggtgaaggtgaagacaagAGTTGAGGCTTTCGCTCCTCTGGTTACTTCGCATACCAAGAAAAAACCATCGGAAAGATATGAAGCTGCCCAAAGTCTCCTCTTCCTATACATCCTGTTAAGACACTCTTCAGTTTTATCTGTCTTCCATTTATCAACGAAAGCTTTCCATCTCTGCTCAAAGTTGGCTTAAGAGGTGGCATAGTACAGGAGCGATCTGAACTCATACAGTGACTTGTAATGTAGGTGCCTCTGCATACTTTTCTCGATATGCCACGAGCAAAGATGATGGAACACATATGAAAGGATAGTCCGAATCACCCGGATCATTGCAGCGTCACCATCTGTGATTATTGACTTTGGCTTCACCTGACAGTTTGCCCTCATAAATGTCTGCAGAAGCCACACATATGTCCCTTCCGTCTTGTCAGAAACAATGGCACAACCAAACACTGTGGTGCAACGGTGGTTGTTAACTCCGACAAAGGGGATGAACAGTATACCATATCTGTTCATCTTATATTTGCTGTCAAACACGACCACATCTCCGTAATCCTGATAGTCCTTCCGCCACTGTGCATCGCACCAGAACATACTCTTCAGTCGCCCTTCCTTATCAAGCACATACTCAAAAAAGACTCAGGGTCCTTCTCCTTCCTGCTCCTCATAATGCCAACTGCTGTCTCAGCATCACCCTTTGCAATGAGCTTCATTTTCTCTCTGCAGCACATATTGTAAATGTCCCGCTTGATAAGCCCGCACTTATGGTACGAACCATATCTGCTGATGAAGTTGTCCATTATTATATGCTTTCTTATCCCGGCCGCTTCCATCGCCAATATCTCTGCCCTCTTGCCATCTCCAATCCGTCTGTGTGACCACAAAAAAGAAACCTCGTCGGGCCGAGCCATCGCGCGGTTGTGATCATCCATGAATGATGCGACGAACCAAACGCCACGTTCTCTGTCCAGCTTCACCACCATATGTGCACCGCAGTAGCAACGAGTCTCCGGTCTAAGCCTGCGCTTGCAgccctccatggttatgaattTGCTCTGCCTTCTCCCTGCTCTGGAGCAAAGAAACTGCCTGTACCGTATAATTCCTGAAGCACCTCGTTTGGCCTTGTGTTTCCTGATGCTAAACCCATGCTCTTTGGCGTGATTGTTGTAGAATATGTATGCATCTCCTGCGACCGAAATGTCATAGCCATGACCTTCCAATGTGTCTCCAGCATCTGCTGCTGCCTTCGAGCCTCCTAAATGTCCACATCTGCCTCATCGTGATTACCGCTAGGACCATCTGACTCCTCCTACAAAATTCATATGAAAGTATGTCAATTACTATCATTTATTTCATACTATTGCACGATGTACACCATGTATGAACGAACCTGGCTGAAGTTATCTGCGAATGATTCCTGgaaactgttttgcacattgtcaaCGTCCACATCTTCATGCAAATTTGTAAACATAGATAAATAGTTAGCCTTGCCATACTTTGCAAATTCAAAAATGAAATCAAAATATACGCCACTTACGTTTTCACTATTCACGTCATGTTCATTATTATCAAAATCCTCCGGAGGTAAGATATCATATGACGAGCACGAATCGTTGTGATTGCTGTCATCATCTTCGTTTAAACTATCGCTATCAGTCTGAGTCACCTTATCAGTATCATTCTCATCCCCCGTGAATGCGGTTTCTTCGTCCATGTCAACACACCTAACTCGCAAAACTGCATAACATTGAAAAGTTATCGTCTGTTAAGTTTCGTACAGTGGATCATGCCCAAGTGCAACACTAGTTCTCTACAGCACGCGGCCGTCCATGGAGGCGGCGCTGCGGCAGGAGGTTTACatgaaccctaaaccctaaatgAACTAAATCACTTCCGTCCATCATGCTAGGTTTAGATGCCAAACCTTGGGCCGCGGTCTAGACGTCGCCGACGTAGGACGACGGACCTTTAGGCAGGGGTCTACGGCTTGATTCTAGCCGGCGGCGACGTGCAAGACGAGCAAACCACGGGTTTTTGGCCAGATCCGTGGCGGGGGACGACAACGCGGTCAGTCGCGGCAGAGGCGGCGTCGGACATCGGGCCGTTCACGTCCGCGGTGTCGGACGGGGACGGTGAGATGCGGTGTCGAACGTCGGGCCGTTCACGTCCGCGTCGTCGGACGGGCACGGTGAGATGCGGCGTCGGGCGGGGTTGGGACGGCGGCGATCGGCCAGTTGGAAAAATGGAACGGGAGGAGCGTGATCGCCGGGCGGGCGAGAAGATCATGCAACTGCCTCTTTTTTCCCGTACACGGGCGATGCCTTTTTTTTTGCATCCGCGCGGGTATACGTACGTCGGCCTGTATGTACAATAGAAGGTGGGTATATCGTTTCCTTCATATGGCCATTCTGCCCTTCTACATTTTGTTGGGGTCTACCGAAGCACTTCTCAGAATCCTACTGTATAAAATTATTTCGAATCAAAGCCCTAAGCCTCTCGTATGCTTCTTCTAGTTACTCTCATAGTCTCATTGTCGTTACATGCCGACACTTTGGATCTTCCATCCTCTTAAGCAAACAATACTACCATTTTTGCAAGAGAAAAGAAGGATCGGATATTTCCGGGGAATCATCTTCTTCCCGGACAAGGACGAATGAGCTGGGACGTGGCGACCCGGACGCGCCACTGGCTTCAGAGGCCCGGCCCCCCTAGTCGGCAGCCACCTGCCGACCACTGATGCGACCACACGTAGCTCCCAGCCGCGGCGATTCGTCCATCTGACCAGCCCTCTTTATGGGCTAGTCGGCACTCACCTGCCCATCCACTCACGAGCGCGCACGTCGTGGTTCGTATACCCTCCAACGGCCTATAAATACTGCGTCGCGCTGCATATGCTTTACACAACCACCTGCTTCACACTACCAAGGCAAGTACACAGCAGCAATACGTAGTAGATTTCCCGAGTGAGGAGCTCAGCGCAAGATGGAGAACCAGGCACACATCGCCGGCGAGAAGAAGGGCATCatggagaagatcaaggagaagcTCCCCGGCGGCCACGGCGACCACAAGGAGACCGCTGGTACCCACGGGCACGCCGGCACGGCGACGCATGGTGCCCCGGCCACTGGTGGTGCCTACGGGCAGCAGGGTCACGCTGGAACCACCGGCACGGGGTTGCATGGCGCCCACGCCGGCGAGAAGAAGGGCGTCATGGAGAACATCAAGGACAAGCTCCCTGGTGGCCACCAGGACCACCAGCAGACTGGTGGTACCTATGGGCAGCAGGGACACACCGGCACGGCGACGCATGGCACCCCGGCGACCGGTGGCACCTATGGGCAGCAGGGACATACCGGCACAGCGACGCATGGCACCCCGGCGACCGGTGGCACCTATGGGGAGCAGGGACACACCGGAGTGACTGGCACGGGGACGCACGGCACCGGCGAGAAGAAGGGCCTCAtggagaacatcaaggagaagCTCCCTGGTGGCCACGGTGACCACCAGCAGACCGGTGGTACCTACGGGCAGCAGGGACACACCGGCACGGCGACGCATGGCACCCCGGCCGGGGGCGGCACCTATGAGCAGCACGGACACACCGGGATGACCGGCACAGGGACACACGGCACTGGCGAGAAGAAAGGCGTCATGGAGAACATCAAGGACAAGCTCCCTGGTGGCCACGGAGATCACCAGCAGACCGGTGGCACCTACGGGCAGCAGGGACACACCGGCACGGCGACACAGGGCACCCCGGCCGGCGGCGGCACCTATGAGCAGCATGGACACACCGGGATGACCGGCGCGGGGACACACAGCACTGGCGAGAAGAAGGGCGTCATGGAGAACATCAAGGAAAAGCTCCCTGGTGGCCACAGTGACCACCAGCAGACCGGTGGAGCCTACGGGCAGCAGGGACACACCGGCACGGCGACACATGGCACCCCTGCCGGCGGCGGCACCTACGGGCAGCATGGACACGCTGGAGTGATCGGCACGGAGACGCATGGCACCACGGCCACCGGCGGCACCCATGGGCAGCACGGACACACCGGAACGACTGGCACTGGGACACACGGCTCCGACGGGATCGGCGAGAAGAAGAGCCTCATGGACAAGATCAAGGATAAGCTGCCTGGACAGCACTGAGCCCGGTCTGCCCGCGGCCGCTACCCTTGCAGAATAATAACCCCACCGTGTATAAGTTGATTGAGTCTAGTTCACCTAGCTCACTTGGTCGTTGGAGGAGAGAATGTATTATGTATCTTGGTTTAAGTTTTCACGGACAACAGTGTGTTCACAGTTTTCTTCTGTTTACACTCTGTAGTGCAAATTTCgtttttgttcttttttttttGTCCATCTTATCCAAGAGACAGACGCAGCGACCATTGTCAGATCAAAGTCCGGGTTAATCTCAATCCTAGACGACCACATTACAGACCAACCCTACTATAGATCAACCACGGAGTCGCAGCACAACCTCAATCAGCAGTGCTTCACCTTGCAGCGCCTTGTTTACAGAGCCGCCTTCTCAGCGCCTTCCGGAAAACCTGCACCAGTAGCTTGAAATTGCTAACGATTACGAAAAGAGGTCGGCAAGAAGCAAAATGGCCGAGACAGAATACAGCGACGGCGACGTGGCCAAACAGGCATCCTACATTGTACTAGTGCTTAGCGCAAAGCACATACAATGAATACTGAATCACCCTCCAAATCCTCGCTCTTTTTACCCATTGTCCTTGGAATACATGGCCAAATAGGCACGTCAACAGTGTTGAAAGAAATCTTGCAAGTAGTACTTCGGAGCGGTAAAAGAAATGGTAGCTTCTTTTTTTGCGAACTAAAGAAATGGTAGCTTCGTGCTGCAGGACTTTCCAAGTGGTATGACAGATTTTTCTTCTTTAGAATAAACCCTGGCTTCGTGCTACTTGAAAGAAGCCTGTGATCAGGTTCAATTTTACTTTTACAATGTTCAAAACAAAAGAAACACACTCACAGTCACAACGGCGTTCTAGGACAGATTTTTGACTTGTAGGCCACTTAAAAAAAAGTTGAACACAAAACCCCAGGTATCCCCTGCTTTTATTTGTAAAGTCTCTCCTTTTTCCCAGAATTGATTTTTTAAAGATTACTCCGGATTTAGTGTTTTTCTAGTGAGTCCCCCAAGAAAACTTTGTCGAAAAAGGTTGTCATCGTAATAGGGATTGCACCTCAACATGGCCCCgtgggcgcggggggggggggggggggggggggggtagcgcGCCGTAGCTTCCCCCTCCCCTTCCGGCCTCCCTCCCCCGTCGCAGCCACGAGGTGCCACTGGGCAAAGCCCCGCCGGCGTAGGTGCCGGCGGGGCTCGCGTTCCTCTTTGCTCGGGGCTAGCACGGGACGACCCTCTCGGGCGGAGTCATGGGGCTGACGCGGGTCTCCTCGGCGCGGCAGCGGGCGTGCGGGACGACGCCGCGGTGGCATGCTGCTGCATGTCCAAGGCGCAACGGCCGCGGAGGGTCCTTCTCTGGCCGGTGCGTGCGCGAGGTGCCTTGGCCAGGTCCGACCGAATCTAGTGTCAGTGGCTTGAAGCGCGGCGTGGGTGGTGATTGGAGGCCCGGCCGAGTCTCTACAGGAGGTGGGCACGGTGGACTGGGCCCGCCGGGGTTCCAGGTGTGGCGGCGGCACGCAGCTGGGTTTCAGCCCAGATCCGGTTCGTGTGGTGCCTCGGGGGCCTTGGGCGGCATTCGACCGTCGCGTAGTGCTGTCACTCTGGTCGTCCAGGCGCCGCATGTGCTTGGGCTGCGGCGGTTGGTGCTCAACGGCGGGGTGCCTGTGGTGGGGGCGCATCCCTTCTCCTTGTTCCGGGCCAGTGGCATGGGCTTCTCGCGCAATGGAGATGGTAGGGATGTTGGACTTGTGCTCGGGAATATCTGATTGGGGCCTGAGGTGGGTTGGGGCTCTCGCTCCTGGTAGGTGATGTTGGGCATGGTCCGGGTGGTtcccgtgggtgatgaggtccCTCTTGTCGTGGGTGCTGTGGTCGAGACCCCGCTACTTTGCTCGGCACATCATCGTCGAAGAGAACTACCGGAGGGGGCCCACCCAGGAGCCACAAGCTCAGGGGGCATGCCCTCACCCCCAAGTCGCGCCTAGCGAGCTTGTGGCCCCATGGAGCCTTCGGCAACCCTAAGTCCAACTCCAGAAGTATCGTCCCgccgagaaaaaaaatcagagagaaggaatcatcgcgttttacgatacggagccaccgccacctcctgATCTTCATTGGGAGGGCTGATATGGGGTCCATTTGGGGGTCCGGAggaccaacccttctccatcaacAATTCAATGATTCTCACCACTGgaagtgagtaattccttcataggcttgctggacggtgatggagttggatgagatttgtcCTGTAATCAagtcaatttgttagggcttgatccctagtatccactatgttctaagattgatgttgctatgagtttgctatgcttaatgcctgtcactagggcccgagcgccatgatttcagatccggaccctttatgttttcatgaatatatttgagttcttgatcctatcttgcaagttgtatgcTCCTATTACATGTTAttatccgcataccccaaggtgacaaaaATTGGGATCCtgtccggtgattaccgtagtatgaggagttcatgtactcactaagtgctaatgctttgttccggttctctattaaaagtaggccttaatatcccttagatttccttatggaccccgctgccatgggagggtagggcaaaagatgtcatgcaagttcttattataagtacgtatgactatatacggaatacatgcctacattacattaatGGATTGGAGCCATTGTTTATCGCTCTAGGTTGTCAatgttacatgatgaatatcatccaacacaaTTATCCATCGCTGATCCGCCCATATTGGTCTTCGCTAAGTTACTTTTGTTGAtatgttacaatcactacaaaactgcttcTGTTAGTATTACTGTtactactgctactgttactaCTGCTATCAAACTATAATATTATtgtgctactaaacactttgctgcagaaaTATAAGTTTCCAGGTGTGGTTAAATTGACAACTCAACCGCTAAGGCTcataaatattctttggctccccttgtgtcgaatcaataaatttgggtgaaatactaccctcgaagactgtcgcgatccccaatacttgtgggttatcactagATTCTATGGCTGATGTCGGGCTAGGAGTGAAAGAATATGCCTTTTACTCCTACTATCTTAGTGGGTGCATTGCGATGTGGGGTGTGGTGGTGTCTCGGACATGGATGCCGGGCGACAGCCCCGGATGAATGGCAGTCTGCATGGTTGGCTCTCCAGCGGGCACCATTGTGGCAGTGGTTGCTTTTCATATTGGTCATGTGGGCGGCTAGAGGTGGAgcgcggggggagggggggtgcTCGGGCGCACTCTGTGTCACTGGCAGTGGAGGCTCCCCGATCTAGATCTGGAATTCTGAATTCATCACGCTTGTCATGCAGAACTCGTGGTGGCACGGGGGAGCTGTCGAGCAAAAGCTTTGCACTTTGTCACCCACGACAGCGACACTCATGGTCGTCACTCTCTTCTTGAAGACGTCATTGTGGTGCTTCTCCTTGTGTTTGGGTTCTGGGTGAAAACCTTTGTCCATTGTGGAGACGGCAGCGGTGATGCTAAGCGTTGTTCTCCCCCATGGGGGATGCCCTTTGGCGCTCGACCAGTTTTGCTTTGCCTGCATCATTTCACGTGAGAAACCCAACCGGGTAAGGCTAGCGGCATGGCACTCGATCACACGCCGACTAGAGTGTTGGTGGTGCCATTCTGTTGTGTATGTGTACCTAACTGCCTGGTTGATGTTTGGGGTATGTGATGCCATTGGTTGGGGCTATTGCCTGTCTAATCCGCTGGGCACACGTATGCACTCGTGCAAGGCAGTGTTGTGGCTTGCGCGAGGTGTTGATGCGGGCAGGGGTGATATTCCTATTGACACTAGCGTATATGAAACATCCCACACAACACATATATAAATAACTCATGAACTCTAGGATTCGTTCAATAGGGTACCAAGGTATGAAATTAATTATCTTGAATAAGCCCCCAACGATTAAca
The sequence above is a segment of the Aegilops tauschii subsp. strangulata cultivar AL8/78 chromosome 6, Aet v6.0, whole genome shotgun sequence genome. Coding sequences within it:
- the LOC109734970 gene encoding cold-shock protein CS120; its protein translation is MENQAHIAGEKKGIMEKIKEKLPGGHGDHKETAGTHGHAGTATHGAPATGGAYGQQGHAGTTGTGLHGAHAGEKKGVMENIKDKLPGGHQDHQQTGGTYGQQGHTGTATHGTPATGGTYGQQGHTGTATHGTPATGGTYGEQGHTGVTGTGTHGTGEKKGLMENIKEKLPGGHGDHQQTGGTYGQQGHTGTATHGTPAGGGTYEQHGHTGMTGTGTHGTGEKKGVMENIKDKLPGGHGDHQQTGGTYGQQGHTGTATQGTPAGGGTYEQHGHTGMTGAGTHSTGEKKGVMENIKEKLPGGHSDHQQTGGAYGQQGHTGTATHGTPAGGGTYGQHGHAGVIGTETHGTTATGGTHGQHGHTGTTGTGTHGSDGIGEKKSLMDKIKDKLPGQH